In Tripterygium wilfordii isolate XIE 37 chromosome 23, ASM1340144v1, whole genome shotgun sequence, one genomic interval encodes:
- the LOC119993177 gene encoding uncharacterized protein LOC119993177 yields the protein MSVAVLNPQDCLKNSVSRQALISPPRKPNPNQNQNQNQNQIRSNRAAQQKRRNRSPNKSPQSRASVSSKLPSRNSSPDNNNSTNSKSQKLVMGQVRILKRGEEVKEAAPIKAKSDLNLGSTERLGPDPESMKNEIRLTHSGPVNGFYAGSAFITSPPPSSLPLPAFFTKKTTDLKYDDATSDLCRILKLNF from the coding sequence ATGAGTGTTGCAGTTCTCAATCCTCAAGATTGCCTGAAGAATTCCGTGTCTCGACAAGCTCTAATTTCACCTCCCAGAAAACCTAACCCCAACCAGAAtcagaaccagaaccagaaccagaTTAGGTCAAACAGGGCGGCGCAACAAAAACGGAGGAATAGGAGCCCCAACAAGTCACCTCAGTCACGCGCCAGCGTCTCCTCCAAGCTTCCGTCCAGAAATAGCAGCCCCGACAATAACAACAGTACCAACAGTAAGAGCCAGAAGCTCGTCATGGGTCAGGTCAGGATCCTTAAACGTGGCGAAGAGGTCAAGGAAGCGGCGCCGATTAAAGCCAAATCAGATCTGAATCTCGGTTCCACAGAGAGGTTAGGTCCAGATCCCGAGTCTATGAAAAACGAGATCCGACTGACCCATTCAGGCCCTGTCAACGGATTTTACGCTGGTTCGGCGTTTATCACCTCTCCTCCTCCTAGTTCCCTCCCTCTTCCTGCTTTCTTTACGAAGAAGACGACTGATCTGAAATATGACGATGCTACTAGCGATCTATGCAGGATCCTAAAACTGAACTTTTAG
- the LOC119993515 gene encoding uncharacterized protein LOC119993515 isoform X2, protein MPLLLERPTVSKRPAVLPLASDPRVRAMHKSNPFGTLRDPQLVFHLRLSGDLWPFDLDRLIASTSEATTSITLRRKRNKKAFSELKEEEILLLKERIHLKKELEMLRATFKKQRATNENLKRIKVDLGFQPAKNPNSIFNEQEKVTCCQKKHSEAPLLPRHATGENHPLSYSSEAQKNVSIQGPSFVLPDLNMMPLEEDSTSEAVYGLRR, encoded by the exons ATGCCTCTCCTTCTGGAACGGCCGACGGTCTCGAAGAGACCAGCCGTTCTCCCTCTGGCTTCAGATCCAAG GGTTCGCGCTATGCACAAATCCAATCCTTTCGGGACCCTACGTGACCCACAGCTTGTATTCCATCTCCGCCTCTCCGGCGACCTCTGGCCGTTCGATCTTGATCGTTTG ATTGCTAGCACATCTGAAGCCACTACTAGCATTACACTCCGGAGGAAAAGGAACAAGAAG GCATTTTCTGAGCTTAAAGAGGAGGAGATTTTGCTGTTGAAGGAAAGGATACATCTGAAAAAG GAGTTGGAAATGTTACGAGCAACTTTTAAGAAACAAAGAGCCACAAATGagaatttgaagagaataaag GTTGATTTAGGTTTTCAGCCTGCAAAGAACCCGAATTCGATTTTCAATGAACAAGAGAAAGTGACTTGCTGTCAAAAGAAACACAGCGAAGCGCCTCTTTTGCCAAGACATGCGACGGGAGAGAATCATCCACTGTCATATTCTAGTGAAGCACAGAAGAATGTCTCTATCCAGGGACCGTCCTTCGTACTCCCGGATCTAAATATGATGCCACTGGAGGAAGACTCCACCTCGGAGGCCGTATATGGATTGAGACGATGA
- the LOC119993515 gene encoding uncharacterized protein LOC119993515 isoform X1, with protein sequence MAKDEWVRAAMTDDMVVVELLVRLKQAQAASPGKYAAVFPFKWGMRQPRSRLAMRCGGVERRKEGDSSTRCSPTTPLSWSGGGGDASPSGTADGLEETSRSPSGFRSKIASTSEATTSITLRRKRNKKAFSELKEEEILLLKERIHLKKELEMLRATFKKQRATNENLKRIKVDLGFQPAKNPNSIFNEQEKVTCCQKKHSEAPLLPRHATGENHPLSYSSEAQKNVSIQGPSFVLPDLNMMPLEEDSTSEAVYGLRR encoded by the exons ATGGCTAAAGATGAGTGGGTGAGGGCAGCGATGACGGACgacatggtggtggtggaattgCTAGTGAGGCTGAAACAGGCGCAGGCCGCTTCACCGGGGAAGTATGCGGcggtttttcctttcaagtgGGGAATGCGGCAGCCGCGGTCGAGGCTCGCGATGAGATGCGGTGGCGTTGAGAGGAGGAAAGAAGGCGATTCTTCGACCAGATGCAGCCCTACCACGCCGCTTTCCTGGAGCGGTGGCGGCGGAGATGCCTCTCCTTCTGGAACGGCCGACGGTCTCGAAGAGACCAGCCGTTCTCCCTCTGGCTTCAGATCCAAG ATTGCTAGCACATCTGAAGCCACTACTAGCATTACACTCCGGAGGAAAAGGAACAAGAAG GCATTTTCTGAGCTTAAAGAGGAGGAGATTTTGCTGTTGAAGGAAAGGATACATCTGAAAAAG GAGTTGGAAATGTTACGAGCAACTTTTAAGAAACAAAGAGCCACAAATGagaatttgaagagaataaag GTTGATTTAGGTTTTCAGCCTGCAAAGAACCCGAATTCGATTTTCAATGAACAAGAGAAAGTGACTTGCTGTCAAAAGAAACACAGCGAAGCGCCTCTTTTGCCAAGACATGCGACGGGAGAGAATCATCCACTGTCATATTCTAGTGAAGCACAGAAGAATGTCTCTATCCAGGGACCGTCCTTCGTACTCCCGGATCTAAATATGATGCCACTGGAGGAAGACTCCACCTCGGAGGCCGTATATGGATTGAGACGATGA
- the LOC119993176 gene encoding probable receptor-like protein kinase At1g80640: MRPLLLVILLIHVLFFWNFQSFAVSATPDPLVPSPAASPIITPFMITSMAALPPGPLTGSEEGHTMDSHQKLLTALIAASTALGAIIILAILCCWIYSRKYHNIIPQCTDAERRVGLTPFLGKFSSLQMVCKKESLASFMDYKMLEKATSNFRDSNILGEGGFGRVYKAKLENNTPAAVKKLNCVGQDAEREFENEVDLLSKIQHPNIISILGYSVEAEMGFIVYELMENGSLETQLHGPSRGSALTWFIRMKIALDIARGLEYLHEHCKPQVIHRDLKSSNILLDSNFNAKLSDFGLAIADGTQSKNNMKLSGTLGYVAPEYILDGKLTDKSDVYAFGVVLLELLLGRKAVEKLAPAQCQSIITWAMPQLTDRSKLPNILDPVIKDTMDLKQLYQVAAIAVLCVQPEPSYRPLITDVLHSLIPLVPVELGGMLKVAANVPPKDQIQD; this comes from the exons ATGAGGCCATTGTTGCTGGTGATTCTTCTTATCCATGTTTTGTTCTTTTGGAATTTTCAGTCATTCGCAGTTTCTGCCACACCAGACCCACTTGTCCCCTCACCGGCTGCCTCTCCCATTATTACTCCATTCATGATAACTTCCATGGCTGCACTTCCTccag GGCCACTAACAGGAAGCGAAGAAGGGCATACCATGGATTCTCACCAAAAGCTTCTCACAGCTCTAATTGCTGCCAGTACTGCACTTGGTGCAATAATCATTTTGGCTATTTTATGTTGTTGGATTTATTCGAGGAAGTACCACAATATTATTCCCCAGTGCACAG ATGCAGAGAGACGTGTGGGCTTAACACCATTTCTGGGAAAATTTAGTTCACTACAGATGGTTTGCAAGAAAGAATCACTTGCTTCATTTATGGATTACAAGATGTTAGAAAAAGCTACCAGCAATTTTAGAGATAGTAACATACTAGGAGAGGGTGGATTTGGACGAGTTTACAAGGCCAAATTGGAAAATAATACGCCTGCTGCAGTCAAGAAACTAAACTGTGTAGGTCAAGACGCAGAGAGAGAGTTTGAG AATGAGGTGGATTTGCTGAGTAAAATTCAGCATCCTAATATCATTTCCATTCTAGGATATAGTGTCGAGGCGGAGATGGGGTTCATTGTTTATGAACTGATGGAAAATGGATCTCTTGAGACTCAATTACATG GACCTTCTCGTGGATCGGCATTAACTTGGTTTATACGAATGAAAATTGCACTTGACATAGCAAG AGGATTAGAATATTTGCATGAACACTGCAAACCACAAGTTATCCATAGAGATCTGAAATCATCTAATATACTATTAGATAGCAACTTCAATGCCAAG CTTTCAGATTTCGGTCTTGCCATCGCTGATGGGACCCAGAGCAAGAATAATATGAAGCTTTCCGGCACCTTGGGCTATGTTGCCCCGGAATATATTTTAGATG GTAAATTGACGGATAAGAGTGATGTATATGCTTTTGGGGTGGTGCTGCTGGAGCTTCTACTGGGAAGAAAGGCTGTAGAGAAACTGGCACCAGCTCAATGTCAAAGTATTATCACATGG GCCATGCCTCAGCTCACTGACAGATCTAAACTTCCAAATATCCTGGATCCTGTGATAAAAGATACTATGGATCTGAAGCAATTATACCAG GTAGCTGCAATAGCTGTGCTGTGTGTTCAACCAGAGCCAAGCTATCGCCCCCTTATAACCGATGTTTTGCACTCTCTCATCCCGCTTGTTCCAGTTGAACTCGGAGGAATGCTAAAGGTTGCGGCTAATGTGCCTCCTAAAGATCAAATACAGGACTAG